One region of Carya illinoinensis cultivar Pawnee chromosome 8, C.illinoinensisPawnee_v1, whole genome shotgun sequence genomic DNA includes:
- the LOC122274145 gene encoding protein BONZAI 3-like yields the protein MGNYYSDVEGGKQAVGGVQQSPTATNNNNAGHNDAVEFFYRSRGLHQRFARVELSLSAINLRDRDIISKSDPMAVVYAKNIDGKLEELGRTEVILNSLNPTWIEKVTVAFQFEIVQPLVFHVYDVDTKFHNIPLKTLKLKDQDFLGEATCVLSEVLTKQNRSLTLNLRSKIGHVGLRNLGVLTIHAEETVALRRVVEMMLHCSYLDNKDIFSKSDPFLRISRIMESGGSIPICKTEVVNNNLNPKWKPLCLSVQQFGSKDNPLIIECFDFNSSGKHSLIGKLQKSVADLEKLQEGRSGENLTITSHHGHKKVLKGELFVDQFCEKEQYSFLDYVSCGFELNFLDYVSCGFELNFMVAVDFTASNGNPQNPDSLHYIDPSGQLNSYQKAIMEVGEVIQFYDSDRRYPAWGFGGKTFDGTISHCFNLNGSAGSFEVEGVEGNMSAYASALHNVTLAGPTLFGQVIKTAAQIASQYVSYNSKKYFILLIITDGVLTDLQETKDALVKASDLPLSILIVGVRGADFGQMEVLDADKGQRLESSTDRVATRDIVQFVPM from the exons atggGGAACTACTATTCGGACGTGGAAGGAGGAAAGCAAGCCGTGGGTGGGGTCCAACAGAGCCCCACAGCTACCAACAACAACAATGCTGGCCACAATGACGCCGTTGAGTTCTTCTACAGGTCTCGGGGTCTCCATCAACGCTTCGCCCGAGTCGAG TTATCCCTATCAGCAATTAACTTGCGAGATCGTGACATCATTTCAAAG AGTGATCCCATGGCAGTGGTATATGCGAAGAATATAGATGGAAAACTAGAGGAGTTAGGCCGCACTGAGGTTATACTGAATAGCTTGAATCCCACGTGGATAGAAAAAGTTACAGTTGCATTCCAGTTCGAGATTGTACAGCCATTGGT ATTTCATGTATATGATGTTGATACCAAATTTCACAATATACCTTTGAAG ACACTGAAATTGAAGGATCAAGATTTTCTTGGAGAGGCCACGTGTGTTCTATCAGAG GTACTTACCAAACAAAATCGGAGTTTAACCCTTAATCTTCGTAGTAAAATTGGGCATGTGGGTTTGAGGAACTTAGGGGTGCTCACCATCCATGCAGAGGAAACAGTTGCTTTAAGGAGGGTTGTTGAGATGATGCTCCATTGTTCTTACTTGGATAACAAGGACATATTTTCTAAAAGT GACCCTTTTCTAAGAATATCTAGAATTATGGAGAGTGGAGGCTCCATTCCAATATGCAAGACTGAAGTAGTGAACAacaatttaaatccaaaatgGAAACCCCTATGCCTGAGTGTGCAGCAGTTTGGAAGTAAG GATAACCCACTGATTATCGAGTGCTTTGATTTCAATAGCAGTGGCAAACATTCGCTTATTGG TAAACTTCAGAAGTCAGTGGCCGACCTAGAAAAACTTCAAGAAGGTAGAAGTGGTGAAAATCTTACTATAACATCTCATCATGGTCACAAGAAG GTTTTGAAGGGAGAGCTCTTTGTGGATCAATTTTGTGAGAAGGAACAATACAGCTTTCTTGATTACGTTTCTTGTGGATTTGAGCTGAACTTTCTTGATTACGTTTCTTGTGGATTTGAGCTGAACTTTATGGTTGCAGTTGACTTTACAG CCTCAAATGGAAATCCTCAGAACCCAGATTCTTTACACTACATTGATCCTTCCGGCCAGTTGAATTCTTATCAGAAG GCTATAATGGAGGTTGGGGAGGTTATTCAATTTTATGATTCTGATAGGCGCTATCCTGCTTGGGGCTTTGGTGGGAAAACATTTGATGGAACCATCTCACATTGCTTCAACCTGAATGGAAGCGCAGGTAGCTTTGAG GTCGAAGGAGTTGAAGGCAACATGTCTGCTTATGCAAGTGCTCTACATAATGTTACTCTGGCAGGACCAACGTTGTTTGGCCAAGTGATTAAAACAGCTGCTCAAATTGCAAGCCAATATGTTTCATACAACAGCAAAAAGTACTTCATCTTGCTAATTATTACG GATGGAGTCCTTACAGACCTTCAAGAAACGAAAGACGCTTTGGTGAAGGCATCTGATCTTCCACTATCAATTCTTATAGTGGGAGTGAGAGGTGCAGATTTTGGACAAATGGAG GTCCTTGATGCTGATAAAGGACAACGATTAGAGAGCTCTACAGATCGTGTTGCTACACGTGACATCGTACAGTTTGTTCCAATGTGA